In Myxococcota bacterium, the genomic stretch CATGGCTTCCCTCCTTGGTCTTTGGGCTCGGCTCCGAGGTCGCAGCCGAACACCGGGCTCGTGGGCCGGTCGGCCGCGTGGCCGTTCAACAGTGCCACCATGCGTTCCTGGCCGAGGCTGTCGCCTTCGTGACCCCGCATGGACGTGATGCCGCCGGCGAACTCGAGCCGGCCCCCGGCGTCGTACAGAAGCGCGGTTCCCGAAGTGCGCGACGCGAAGAGGTTCGCCTCGCGCGAGCCGTGGTCGGCCACGACGGTCACTCCCGGGATCGCTTCCGCGCTGTGCCACAGATCGGTGTCGTTCCAGTCCTCGCCCGTACCGTCGGGAAGGACGAAGGCGACGACCACGCGCGCCGGCTCGTCGACGCGCGCGAGCAGCTCGCCGAGCTCGTGAAGGCTGGCGCGCGTACAGGTGCACTTCGGGTGCGCGAACATCACGAGCGTCGGCTTGTCGTGCGCGGGCTCGATCCGGCTCGCCTCGGGCCAGCTCGCGGGTGGCGCGGCCGCGATCCCCGGCGTGCTCTTGTAGACCAGCATCGCCACGAACCCGCCCCCTACCGTGAGCACCCAGAGCACCGCCGCCAACCCGAGACCGAGCGTCGACCACGACGGGCTGCGAGCGCTCATGGAGATCTCCAGATGGGTCACACCTCTTGCGGCACGAGTGGAGGGCTTCTTGAGCGGCAGTGGAGACAGGCTTCCCCGCCTGTGCCACATACGGCTGCGCATGAGCTTTGGCTCCGGCCCATCCGGGCGGCCTGGCCGGGTAGAGTGCGGGTGGATCAGGTAGGAGCGGCCGTGACGGAGCACGTAGTGATCGCCGGGGCCACCGGCGTGGTCGGCTATTCGGCGCTGAGACACTTCGCACGCCGCGGAGACTGCGCCGTGACGGGACTCTCGCGGCGCGCGCCGCTCGAGACGCCCGGAGCCCGGTTGCGCTCCGTCGACCTCACGGACCGCGCGGCGTGCCAGACGCTGGCAGCCGAGCTTCGCGACGCGACTCAGCTCGTCTTCTCCGCGCTCTACGAGAAGCCGGGTCTCTACACCGGCTGGCTGGAGGCAGACCAGATCGACACGAACCGGCGCATGTTCGAGAACCTGCTCGACTCACTCGACGCCGCAGCGCCGCGGCTGCGCCACGTCACCTTGCTGCAGGGCACCAAGGCCTACGGCGCGCACGTGCGGCCGATCCCGCTGCCCGCGCGCGAGGATCGGGACGAGGCGCGCGACGTCGCGAACTTCTACTGGGAGCAGGAGGACCACCTGCGCGCGCGGCAATCGGGCCGCGCGTGGGGCTTCACGATCCTGCGGCCGCAGATCGTGTTCGGAATCTCGCTCGGATCGGCCATGAACCTGATTCCCGCGCTCGGTGTCTACGCCGCGCTGCGGCGCGAGCGCGGGGAGCCGCTCGCGTATCCCGGCGGTGAGGGGTCGGTCATCGAGGCGGTCGATGCGGACTTGCTCGCGCGCGCCATCGCCTGGGCGGCCGAGTCACCACAGGCGCGCAACCAGATCTTCAACGTGACCAACGGCGACGTCTTCACCTGGGCGAACGTGTGGCCGGCGATCGCCGACGCGCTCGGCATGAAGCTCGGCCCGCCGGAGCCGCAGCGGCTGGGCGAGAGCATGCCGGCGCGAGCCCAGGAGTGGGATGCGATTCGCGCCAAGTACGGGCTGCGCTCGCCGGGCCTGCACGAGTTCGTCGGTGAGTCCTTCCACTACGCCGACTTCGTCATGGCCTACGGCGCGCAGTTCCGCACGCCGCCGGCGATCGTCTCGACGGTCAAGCTGCGCCAGGCGGGCTTCGGCGAGGTGATGGATACCGAGGCCATGTTCCGCAAGTGGTTCGCGCTCCTGCGCGAGCAGCGCCTGCTGCCCTAGAGGTATGCTGCGCGCGTGACTCTGCCGATCGACGAGCTCGCGGACCGGCTCGCGCGCTACCTCGCCGCGCGCGACGGCCTGGCCACGCAGGTGGGCGAGGTGGCGCGCATTCCCGGCGGCGCCTCGCGCGAGACGTACCGGCTGAAGGTGACTCGCGGCGGCGCGACGCGGGGCATGATCCTGCGCCGCGATCCGGAGTCGAGCTTGATCGACACCGACCGCGCGACGGAGTTCGCTGCCTACGGCGCGGCGTTCCGCTCGGGAGTGATTCCCGTGCCCGAGCCGCTGGTGCTCGA encodes the following:
- a CDS encoding RedB protein translates to MSARSPSWSTLGLGLAAVLWVLTVGGGFVAMLVYKSTPGIAAAPPASWPEASRIEPAHDKPTLVMFAHPKCTCTRASLHELGELLARVDEPARVVVAFVLPDGTGEDWNDTDLWHSAEAIPGVTVVADHGSREANLFASRTSGTALLYDAGGRLEFAGGITSMRGHEGDSLGQERMVALLNGHAADRPTSPVFGCDLGAEPKDQGGKP
- a CDS encoding SDR family oxidoreductase — translated: MTEHVVIAGATGVVGYSALRHFARRGDCAVTGLSRRAPLETPGARLRSVDLTDRAACQTLAAELRDATQLVFSALYEKPGLYTGWLEADQIDTNRRMFENLLDSLDAAAPRLRHVTLLQGTKAYGAHVRPIPLPAREDRDEARDVANFYWEQEDHLRARQSGRAWGFTILRPQIVFGISLGSAMNLIPALGVYAALRRERGEPLAYPGGEGSVIEAVDADLLARAIAWAAESPQARNQIFNVTNGDVFTWANVWPAIADALGMKLGPPEPQRLGESMPARAQEWDAIRAKYGLRSPGLHEFVGESFHYADFVMAYGAQFRTPPAIVSTVKLRQAGFGEVMDTEAMFRKWFALLREQRLLP